A single region of the Bacillus cereus genome encodes:
- a CDS encoding AAA family ATPase encodes MKRLVIITVGKTHSGKTTFAKALEKELSHSFVMDQDNQAEFISTHYEKLQPTKGPNTFKHGLSKFIVDYAKEYTNLHLIICNSNRSKNGRLYLLNELFPQNEYVRILVHFDIPDDVLYERVARSTRITNIFRGNYSSFKEVLNRQQAESLHEDVVDPVENEADYLFVIRNNKDVNSTIEEIVHLAEDLSPIPK; translated from the coding sequence ATGAAAAGATTAGTCATCATCACAGTAGGAAAAACACACAGCGGGAAAACTACATTTGCAAAAGCATTAGAAAAAGAGCTATCCCACTCTTTCGTTATGGATCAAGATAACCAAGCCGAATTTATTAGCACGCATTATGAAAAATTACAGCCGACTAAGGGCCCTAATACATTTAAGCATGGTCTTTCAAAATTCATCGTTGATTATGCAAAAGAATATACAAATTTACACCTTATCATTTGTAATTCCAATCGCAGTAAAAACGGAAGATTATATTTACTAAACGAATTATTTCCACAAAACGAATATGTACGTATATTAGTACATTTTGACATCCCAGATGATGTACTTTATGAAAGAGTGGCTCGAAGCACGCGAATTACAAATATTTTTAGAGGTAACTATTCCAGTTTCAAAGAAGTTCTCAATCGCCAACAGGCTGAATCCCTTCATGAAGATGTAGTAGATCCTGTAGAAAACGAGGCTGATTATTTGTTTGTTATTCGCAATAATAAAGATGTAAACTCTACTATCGAAGAAATTGTTCATCTTGCTGAAGATTTATCCCCTATCCCAAAATAA
- a CDS encoding LPXTG cell wall anchor domain-containing protein, with protein sequence MKTKQTIAASTLALAMIAGSTPTHAEVNDATPQQSTGDRLAEIKQHKQELDAKLQQHKENVDQTLNELNQVKENVDTKVNELHQRKQVADEKIGEIKQHKQELDAKLQQDKQIAEDKIAEIKEHKKQVDDKVAEIKEHKQNIDEKVNELKDHKQTVDEKVNEIKQHKENIDQKVNELKEVKKQVDEKLAELKKAKQTAEDKLAEIKENKPNAGNTLEELKKIKQNLDSLSANLELAKQDVKNKLAELQEARQDLINKINEIKQAKQTVSDDLTQKKQDLDIKINDFKHTEKKIDDKLAELHTTKQNVDNKINEVSQPKQTTADNTNTTVPAKNNARELPNAGSEQSSNVPLGMLSVLGGVLLLTRNKIKKYL encoded by the coding sequence ATGAAAACAAAACAAACAATCGCTGCGTCTACACTAGCTTTAGCAATGATTGCGGGATCTACCCCTACTCATGCAGAAGTAAATGATGCTACTCCCCAGCAAAGTACTGGAGATCGATTAGCTGAAATTAAGCAACATAAACAAGAGTTAGATGCGAAATTGCAGCAACACAAAGAAAATGTGGATCAAACATTAAATGAACTTAACCAAGTTAAGGAAAATGTTGATACAAAGGTTAATGAACTACATCAACGTAAACAAGTTGCAGATGAAAAAATCGGCGAGATTAAGCAACATAAACAAGAGTTAGATGCAAAACTTCAGCAAGATAAACAGATTGCTGAGGATAAAATTGCTGAAATTAAAGAGCATAAAAAACAAGTAGATGACAAAGTCGCTGAAATTAAAGAGCATAAGCAAAATATCGATGAAAAGGTTAATGAACTTAAAGATCATAAACAAACTGTAGATGAAAAAGTGAATGAAATTAAGCAACATAAAGAGAACATCGATCAGAAGGTTAATGAACTTAAGGAAGTTAAAAAACAAGTAGATGAAAAATTGGCTGAGTTAAAGAAAGCGAAACAAACTGCTGAGGATAAACTTGCTGAAATTAAAGAAAACAAGCCGAATGCAGGTAACACGTTAGAAGAACTTAAGAAAATCAAACAAAATTTAGATAGTCTTTCAGCTAACTTAGAACTTGCTAAACAAGATGTGAAAAACAAACTAGCTGAGTTACAAGAGGCTAGACAAGACTTAATAAATAAAATAAATGAAATTAAACAAGCAAAACAAACTGTTTCAGACGATTTAACACAGAAAAAACAAGACTTAGATATTAAAATAAACGACTTTAAACATACTGAGAAGAAAATTGACGACAAATTAGCTGAGTTACATACAACGAAGCAAAATGTAGATAACAAAATTAATGAAGTATCACAACCTAAACAAACGACAGCGGATAACACCAATACTACTGTTCCAGCGAAAAATAATGCTAGAGAGCTCCCTAACGCTGGTAGTGAGCAATCAAGTAACGTGCCACTCGGGATGTTATCTGTCTTAGGCGGCGTTCTATTACTTACGCGTAATAAAATTAAAAAGTATTTATAA